A window from Aquabacterium sp. NJ1 encodes these proteins:
- a CDS encoding tyrosine-type recombinase/integrase has protein sequence MALTDTKLKNLKPTDKVYKVVDRDGMYVVVSLKGTLTFRYDYRLAGRRETLTLGQYDEFQASQPKRPPEDIKYGDPLSLADARDLLARAKNMVSRGESPARVKSEAKKECQESGTFEFFADIWLRNGGLADSTAAMRKSILDRDVLPKFGKRKLEEITSSQVLALCEKIKERGAPATAVHVREVIQQVYRHAMSRGLKIENPAEAVKASAIATFKPRERALTPGEIHQFFSVLDTIGTLPTLKLAVKFILLTMCRKGELLLATWKEVDFDAATWTIPPERMKARRAHVVYLSSQALDLLVGLKTCAGSSPYLLPGRYETDKPMSEATLNRVITAAVEKAQKDGMDLPHFCVHDLRRTASTLLHEAGFNTDWIEKCLAHEQKGVRAVYNKAEYAEQRRAMLQSWAEMVDGWIRGSKATPVALRAVA, from the coding sequence ATGGCACTGACAGACACCAAACTCAAGAACCTCAAGCCCACGGACAAGGTCTACAAGGTGGTGGACCGTGATGGGATGTACGTCGTCGTCTCCCTCAAAGGAACGCTGACGTTTCGCTATGACTACCGGCTCGCGGGGCGTCGGGAGACGCTCACACTGGGGCAGTACGATGAGTTCCAGGCGTCGCAGCCCAAACGCCCTCCCGAGGACATCAAGTACGGAGATCCGCTTTCGCTGGCTGACGCGCGCGATCTGCTGGCCAGAGCGAAGAACATGGTCAGCCGAGGGGAGTCGCCAGCGCGTGTGAAATCTGAAGCCAAGAAGGAATGCCAAGAGTCAGGCACCTTCGAGTTCTTTGCAGACATCTGGTTGCGAAACGGCGGCCTGGCGGACAGCACGGCGGCGATGCGCAAGAGCATCCTGGATCGCGATGTGCTGCCCAAGTTCGGCAAACGCAAACTGGAAGAGATCACATCCAGCCAGGTGCTCGCGCTGTGCGAAAAGATCAAGGAGCGCGGCGCTCCGGCCACGGCAGTTCATGTACGCGAGGTCATCCAGCAGGTGTACCGGCACGCCATGTCCAGGGGGCTCAAGATCGAGAATCCCGCTGAAGCGGTGAAGGCTTCGGCCATTGCCACCTTCAAGCCCAGGGAGCGCGCATTGACGCCTGGGGAGATTCACCAGTTCTTTTCGGTGCTGGACACCATCGGCACCTTGCCCACGCTTAAGCTGGCGGTGAAGTTCATCTTGCTGACCATGTGCCGCAAAGGCGAGTTGTTGCTGGCGACCTGGAAAGAGGTGGACTTTGATGCGGCCACCTGGACGATTCCGCCGGAGCGGATGAAGGCTAGGCGGGCGCATGTGGTCTATCTCAGCAGTCAGGCACTCGATCTGCTGGTTGGCCTCAAAACCTGTGCTGGAAGCAGCCCATATTTGCTCCCCGGTCGGTATGAGACCGACAAGCCGATGAGCGAAGCAACGCTCAACCGCGTGATCACGGCGGCGGTGGAAAAGGCCCAGAAGGACGGAATGGACCTCCCTCACTTCTGCGTGCATGACCTGCGCAGGACGGCATCAACACTGCTGCACGAGGCTGGCTTCAACACTGACTGGATCGAGAAGTGCCTGGCTCACGAGCAAAAAGGCGTGCGTGCCGTCTACAACAAGGCGGAATACGCCGAGCAGCGCCGGGCCATGTTGCAAAGCTGGGCCGAGATGGTGGACGGCTGGATCAGAGGTAGCAAGGCGACGCCTGTTGCTTTGAGAGCGGTTGCCTGA
- a CDS encoding tetracycline resistance MFS efflux pump: MGSQSGRQAAMPFIMVTVLLDMMSIGIIAPVLPKLIGTFMDSGAGTSIGYGAAQAAFAIAQFFSAPVLGALSDKYGRRPVLLLGLFGMGVNFFVTALATQFWMLLAVRVMGGAVCANIAVANAYVADITQPKDRAKNYGMLGAMFGLGFILGPVMGGVLGDHNVHWPFFLSGTLCLLNCLYGYFVLPESLAQDKRREFQITRVNPFSSLARLRELKGVETLMWVMGLSILAQFCLHTSWFLYNEFKFGWTPKDNGMSLFAVGMMAVLVQGGLLRQIQKVIPTHKLVRIGLVSSTIAFVAWGAVPEGWMMYVVIVANVFGYMVQPGLQSLVANAVDPTRQGESMGAVSSINSVAAVLGPLMGTPLLAAVSHYPHGDWRVGAPFYLCGAIQAVAATIGLRYFSKAEHAHESPATRGVNA; encoded by the coding sequence ATGGGTTCTCAAAGCGGCCGCCAGGCGGCCATGCCTTTCATCATGGTGACGGTGCTGCTCGACATGATGTCGATCGGCATCATCGCGCCCGTGTTGCCCAAACTCATCGGGACCTTCATGGACTCGGGGGCGGGCACCTCCATTGGTTACGGCGCGGCTCAGGCCGCGTTTGCCATTGCGCAGTTCTTCAGCGCGCCGGTGCTGGGGGCACTGTCCGACAAGTACGGCCGCCGCCCCGTGCTGCTGCTGGGCTTGTTCGGCATGGGCGTCAACTTCTTCGTCACCGCGCTGGCCACCCAGTTCTGGATGCTGTTGGCGGTACGGGTGATGGGGGGTGCCGTGTGCGCCAACATCGCCGTGGCCAATGCCTATGTGGCTGACATCACGCAGCCCAAGGACCGCGCCAAGAACTACGGCATGCTGGGCGCCATGTTCGGCCTGGGCTTCATCCTCGGCCCCGTGATGGGCGGCGTGTTGGGCGACCACAATGTGCACTGGCCGTTCTTCCTCTCGGGCACGCTCTGCCTGCTGAACTGCCTGTACGGTTACTTCGTGCTCCCTGAATCGCTGGCGCAAGATAAGCGTCGCGAGTTCCAGATCACACGCGTCAACCCCTTCAGCTCTTTGGCTCGCTTGCGTGAACTCAAAGGGGTCGAGACCCTGATGTGGGTGATGGGCCTGTCCATCCTGGCGCAGTTCTGCCTGCACACCAGCTGGTTCCTCTACAACGAGTTCAAATTCGGCTGGACGCCCAAGGACAACGGCATGTCGCTGTTCGCCGTCGGCATGATGGCCGTGCTGGTGCAAGGCGGTTTGCTGCGCCAGATCCAGAAGGTCATCCCCACGCACAAGCTGGTGCGCATCGGCCTGGTGTCGTCCACCATCGCCTTTGTGGCCTGGGGGGCCGTGCCTGAAGGCTGGATGATGTACGTGGTCATCGTGGCCAATGTGTTTGGCTACATGGTCCAGCCGGGCCTGCAAAGCCTGGTCGCCAACGCGGTGGACCCTACCCGCCAGGGCGAAAGCATGGGCGCCGTGTCATCGATCAACAGCGTGGCCGCGGTGCTGGGCCCTTTGATGGGCACGCCTTTGCTCGCGGCTGTGTCCCACTACCCCCATGGCGACTGGCGCGTGGGGGCCCCGTTCTACCTGTGTGGCGCCATCCAGGCCGTGGCCGCCACCATTGGCCTGCGCTACTTCAGCAAGGCCGAGCATGCCCATGAGTCCCCCGCCACGCGCGGTGTGAACGCCTGA
- a CDS encoding nucleotidyl transferase AbiEii/AbiGii toxin family protein codes for MDKVYADTVRLLLKVAPDVFANDIFAMKGGTAINLFVMDMPRLSVDIDVVYTPWATTREQALTEIATEIEAIAARATKLGLNARKVRSKDLAETKLLIENDESQVKVEVNVVFRGSVLPVEKRPLMPKTADMFSAELTLPVLATAELYGSKLVAAMDRQHPRDLFDVWQMFESGGFTDAAVECFVTYLAGHNRPTHEVLFGNEKDIEAEYHNNFVGMTTEPVSLETLLAARDRLRRELPQRLTAAQRQFLSGLAQVQPDWSLLACPHAAELPALRWKLANLQTFKERRPEDFESQAKKLAELL; via the coding sequence ATGGATAAGGTCTACGCGGACACTGTGCGCCTCCTCCTGAAGGTAGCACCCGATGTATTTGCCAACGACATCTTTGCGATGAAGGGCGGCACAGCCATCAACCTCTTCGTGATGGACATGCCACGCCTCTCTGTTGACATCGACGTCGTCTACACACCATGGGCCACTACGCGAGAGCAAGCCCTCACCGAAATCGCGACCGAGATAGAGGCCATTGCGGCGAGGGCGACCAAATTGGGACTGAACGCACGCAAGGTGCGGAGCAAAGACCTTGCTGAGACCAAGCTCCTGATCGAGAACGACGAAAGTCAGGTGAAGGTCGAGGTCAACGTGGTGTTCCGAGGCTCAGTGTTGCCGGTTGAGAAGCGCCCCCTGATGCCCAAGACCGCTGACATGTTCAGTGCGGAATTGACCCTGCCTGTGTTGGCGACGGCGGAACTCTATGGCAGCAAGTTGGTGGCAGCCATGGATCGTCAGCATCCACGGGACTTGTTTGACGTGTGGCAAATGTTCGAGTCAGGCGGGTTCACGGATGCAGCGGTTGAATGCTTTGTGACGTACCTGGCCGGGCACAATCGACCAACGCATGAGGTGTTGTTCGGGAATGAGAAAGACATTGAGGCGGAGTACCACAACAACTTCGTTGGCATGACCACGGAGCCAGTCAGCCTGGAAACACTTTTGGCTGCCAGAGACCGATTGCGCAGAGAGTTGCCTCAGCGCTTGACTGCCGCGCAAAGGCAGTTTTTGAGCGGCCTGGCACAAGTGCAACCCGACTGGTCATTGTTGGCCTGTCCGCATGCGGCAGAACTGCCGGCCCTCCGTTGGAAGCTGGCAAACCTTCAGACGTTCAAGGAGCGGCGTCCTGAAGACTTTGAAAGCCAGGCCAAAAAATTGGCCGAATTGTTGTGA
- a CDS encoding type IV toxin-antitoxin system AbiEi family antitoxin domain-containing protein, with protein sequence MAGNSRHSLLRRLQSDMPRGAPFGLAELERLGISPTLAAHYVESGWLLRLAQGVYAFPGDDVNVHGSIKLLQSRVTGLHVGGKTALALQGVRHNLSTREQWVLWGDVRFAVPDWFTSRFPARYASARLFEWADEGLAKKSITTPPGLPPGLLVSAPERALLEMLYDVGTRQSLEEARNLFDGVRNLRKDMLGHLLACCTSVKTVRLFLAWSRETGLVDVDEFLQRYTLPVGSDKRWMSRMKDGSLLTLKPHG encoded by the coding sequence ATGGCTGGAAATTCAAGACACTCTTTGCTCAGGCGGCTTCAGTCGGACATGCCCCGTGGCGCGCCCTTCGGGCTGGCCGAGTTGGAGCGTCTGGGCATCTCACCCACATTGGCTGCCCACTACGTTGAAAGCGGGTGGCTGCTGCGGCTTGCGCAGGGCGTCTATGCCTTCCCGGGCGATGACGTGAACGTGCATGGTTCGATCAAACTGCTGCAGAGCAGGGTGACAGGCCTGCATGTGGGCGGCAAGACGGCGCTGGCTCTGCAAGGGGTCAGGCACAACCTCTCGACACGAGAGCAGTGGGTGCTGTGGGGGGATGTGCGTTTCGCCGTGCCAGACTGGTTCACCTCCCGATTTCCGGCACGGTATGCCTCGGCGCGGTTGTTTGAGTGGGCGGACGAGGGCTTGGCTAAGAAAAGCATCACCACGCCACCAGGACTGCCACCTGGCTTGCTGGTGTCGGCGCCTGAGCGCGCGCTGTTGGAAATGCTCTATGACGTCGGTACGCGTCAGAGTCTGGAAGAGGCGCGCAACCTGTTTGACGGCGTGCGGAACTTGCGCAAAGACATGTTGGGTCACTTGTTGGCGTGCTGTACCAGTGTCAAAACTGTGCGCCTGTTCCTTGCGTGGTCTCGCGAAACGGGACTGGTGGATGTGGACGAATTCTTGCAACGCTACACGCTGCCAGTTGGGAGCGACAAGCGCTGGATGTCTCGCATGAAGGACGGCAGTTTGTTGACACTCAAACCTCATGGATAA
- the guaA gene encoding glutamine-hydrolyzing GMP synthase yields MHDKILILDFGSQVTQLIGRRVREAHVYCEIHPSDVSDEFIRSFAPKGIILSGSHASTYEDHQLRAPQAVWDLGVPVLGICYGMQTMAVQLGGKVEWSDHREFGYAEVRAHGHTKLLDGVQDFATTEGHGMLKVWMSHGDKVTVLPEGFKLMASTPSCPIAGMANEEKGYYAVQFHPEVTHTVQGHAMLTRFVREISGCKGDWIMGNYIEEAVAKIREQVGTEEVILGLSGGVDSSVAAALIHRAIGDQLTCVFVDHGLLRLNEGQMVMDMFAGRLHAKVVHVQAQDQFMGHLKGVTDPEQKRKIIGREFVEVFQAEAAKLTNAKWLAQGTIYPDVVESGGTKSKKATIKSHHNVGGLPETLGLKLLEPLRELFKDEVRELGVALGLPADMVYRHPFPGPGLGVRVLGEVKPEYVSLLQRADHIFIEELRKTIDPETGKSWYDLTSQAFTVFLPVKSVGVMGDGRTYEYVVSLRAVETSDFMTADSAELPYALLKKVSSRIINEVRGINRVAYDVSSKPPATIEWE; encoded by the coding sequence ATGCACGACAAGATCCTCATCCTCGACTTCGGCTCCCAGGTCACCCAGCTGATCGGCCGACGCGTTCGCGAAGCCCACGTCTACTGCGAGATCCACCCCAGTGACGTGAGTGATGAGTTCATCCGTTCGTTTGCGCCCAAGGGCATCATCCTGTCGGGCAGCCACGCCTCCACCTACGAAGACCACCAACTGCGCGCACCGCAAGCCGTGTGGGATCTGGGCGTGCCCGTGCTGGGCATCTGCTATGGCATGCAGACCATGGCCGTGCAACTGGGTGGCAAGGTCGAATGGAGCGACCACCGCGAGTTCGGCTACGCCGAGGTGCGCGCCCACGGCCACACCAAGCTGCTCGATGGCGTGCAGGATTTCGCCACGACCGAAGGCCACGGCATGCTCAAGGTCTGGATGAGCCACGGCGACAAGGTCACCGTGCTGCCCGAAGGCTTCAAGCTGATGGCCTCGACGCCCAGCTGCCCGATCGCCGGCATGGCCAATGAAGAGAAGGGCTACTACGCCGTTCAGTTCCACCCCGAGGTCACGCACACCGTGCAGGGCCATGCGATGTTGACGCGCTTCGTGCGCGAGATCAGCGGTTGCAAGGGCGACTGGATCATGGGCAACTACATCGAAGAAGCCGTTGCCAAGATCCGTGAACAGGTGGGCACTGAAGAAGTGATCCTGGGCCTGTCGGGCGGTGTGGACTCGTCCGTGGCCGCTGCGCTGATCCACCGCGCCATCGGGGATCAACTGACGTGCGTGTTCGTGGACCACGGCCTGCTGCGCCTCAATGAAGGCCAGATGGTGATGGACATGTTCGCTGGCCGCCTGCATGCCAAGGTCGTGCACGTGCAGGCACAAGACCAGTTCATGGGTCACCTCAAGGGTGTGACCGACCCCGAGCAAAAGCGCAAGATCATTGGCCGCGAGTTCGTCGAAGTCTTCCAGGCCGAAGCGGCCAAGTTGACCAACGCCAAGTGGCTGGCCCAAGGCACGATCTATCCCGACGTGGTCGAGTCCGGCGGCACCAAGTCCAAGAAGGCCACCATCAAGAGCCACCACAATGTGGGCGGCCTGCCTGAAACGCTTGGCCTGAAGTTGCTGGAGCCGCTGCGCGAACTGTTCAAGGACGAAGTGCGCGAGCTGGGCGTGGCCCTGGGCCTGCCCGCCGACATGGTCTACCGCCACCCCTTCCCGGGTCCTGGCCTGGGGGTGCGCGTGCTGGGCGAGGTCAAGCCCGAATACGTGTCGCTGCTGCAACGCGCCGACCACATCTTCATCGAAGAGCTGCGCAAGACCATCGACCCCGAAACGGGCAAGAGCTGGTACGACCTCACGTCGCAAGCCTTCACCGTCTTCCTGCCCGTCAAGAGCGTGGGCGTGATGGGTGACGGCCGTACCTATGAATACGTGGTGTCGCTGCGTGCCGTGGAAACCAGCGACTTCATGACCGCCGACTCGGCCGAGCTGCCTTACGCGCTGCTCAAGAAGGTGTCGAGCCGCATCATCAATGAAGTGCGCGGCATCAACCGCGTGGCTTACGACGTGTCGAGCAAGCCGCCTGCCACCATCGAGTGGGAATGA